In one window of Agromyces badenianii DNA:
- a CDS encoding DUF3040 domain-containing protein, with amino-acid sequence MPLSEQEQRLLEEMERNLYRNDADFVHAVGGVRGRRPNYRSIVLGVLLAVAGAGALIAGVASQLLVIGVIGFALMFAGVLVAITPSERGAAAPAPAEPAATPQRGRRTTGGGFMDRMNDRWDRRQDGRD; translated from the coding sequence ATGCCGCTTTCGGAGCAGGAGCAACGTCTTCTCGAGGAGATGGAGCGGAACCTCTATCGCAATGATGCCGACTTCGTTCACGCAGTCGGCGGTGTTCGAGGTCGCCGACCGAACTATCGATCCATCGTGCTTGGCGTGCTGCTGGCCGTCGCCGGTGCCGGCGCGTTGATCGCCGGCGTCGCATCGCAGCTCCTCGTCATCGGCGTCATCGGCTTCGCGCTCATGTTCGCCGGCGTGCTCGTGGCGATCACTCCGTCAGAGCGCGGCGCAGCCGCTCCGGCCCCTGCCGAGCCCGCCGCGACCCCGCAACGTGGTCGTCGCACGACCGGTGGCGGCTTCATGGACCGCATGAACGATCGCTGGGACCGTCGCCAAGACGGCCGCGACTGA
- a CDS encoding Rv2175c family DNA-binding protein yields MTDAAEPDWLTVPDLVEMLGQSPSRIRRLIDDKHLLAARVDGVLKVPSTFLRDGAPLPELHGTANVLADAGFTDTEALEWMLAVDDSLGTTPIAALLAGRKAEVRRVAQALA; encoded by the coding sequence GTGACCGATGCTGCCGAGCCCGACTGGCTGACCGTTCCCGACCTCGTCGAGATGCTCGGGCAGAGTCCCAGCCGCATCCGTCGACTCATCGACGACAAGCACTTGCTCGCCGCGCGTGTCGATGGCGTGTTGAAGGTGCCCTCGACGTTCCTTCGTGATGGAGCGCCGCTGCCCGAACTCCACGGCACCGCCAACGTGCTCGCCGATGCCGGCTTCACCGATACCGAGGCGCTCGAGTGGATGCTCGCCGTCGACGACAGTCTCGGCACCACCCCGATCGCGGCACTCCTTGCGGGCCGCAAGGCCGAGGTGCGCCGCGTGGCGCAGGCCCTCGCCTGA
- a CDS encoding LysM peptidoglycan-binding domain-containing protein — protein sequence MSYGAETEGDPAERSRRGRRHAPTRRRGIRRLITLPLAVVSTIAITLGIAQPAEAVQPAAKRIPKAKASNDRATRTPPASTAVHAGSVPAEVTVGDGDTVSGIAERYGVPTADILALNGLSWSSLIFPGQRLALPGGGSSAPAPVTAPVAAELSRHTVVSGDTMSGIAAAYGISLDQMLSANGLSRQSLIFPGQSIVLPPAGATDAVAAPAPPPEPTAAPAPPAQIEPVVAVASVSVALTEEMRGNARIIIDVGRALGVSDHGIVVALAAAAQESGLRNVSHGDRDSLGLFQQRPSQGWGTVDEVLDPVRAASAFYGGAANPNPGRTRGLLDIAGWESLTVTQAAQGVQLSAYPDHYAKWEASARAWLSELG from the coding sequence ATGTCGTACGGAGCCGAGACCGAGGGTGATCCGGCCGAGCGTTCGCGGCGGGGCCGCCGCCACGCGCCGACGAGGCGACGCGGCATCCGTCGGCTGATCACGCTGCCACTCGCCGTCGTCTCGACGATCGCGATCACCCTCGGGATCGCACAACCCGCCGAAGCCGTGCAGCCGGCCGCGAAACGGATCCCCAAGGCGAAGGCCTCGAACGACCGCGCGACCCGCACGCCCCCGGCATCGACGGCGGTGCACGCCGGTTCGGTGCCCGCCGAAGTGACCGTCGGCGACGGCGACACCGTCAGCGGCATCGCGGAACGCTATGGTGTGCCCACCGCCGACATCCTGGCGCTCAACGGCCTGAGCTGGTCGAGCCTGATCTTCCCCGGCCAGCGTCTCGCGCTGCCCGGCGGCGGTTCCTCCGCACCGGCACCCGTGACGGCCCCGGTCGCTGCCGAGCTCTCACGCCACACGGTCGTCAGCGGCGACACGATGAGCGGCATCGCCGCCGCCTACGGGATATCGCTCGACCAGATGCTGAGCGCCAACGGCCTCAGTCGTCAGAGCCTCATCTTCCCGGGGCAGTCGATCGTGCTGCCGCCCGCCGGCGCAACGGACGCCGTGGCCGCACCCGCGCCTCCGCCCGAACCGACTGCCGCGCCGGCTCCCCCTGCGCAGATCGAGCCCGTCGTGGCCGTCGCCTCGGTCAGCGTCGCCCTCACCGAGGAGATGCGCGGCAACGCCCGGATCATCATCGACGTCGGGCGCGCGCTCGGCGTGTCCGACCACGGCATCGTCGTCGCGCTCGCGGCCGCGGCGCAGGAGTCGGGCCTCAGGAACGTGAGCCACGGCGACCGCGACTCCCTCGGGCTGTTCCAGCAGCGGCCGAGTCAGGGCTGGGGCACGGTCGACGAGGTCCTCGACCCCGTGCGCGCGGCGAGCGCCTTCTACGGCGGCGCCGCGAACCCCAACCCCGGGCGAACCCGGGGCCTGCTCGACATCGCGGGCTGGGAATCGTTGACCGTGACGCAAGCCGCGCAGGGCGTTCAGCTGAGCGCCTACCCCGACCACTACGCGAAGTGGGAGGCGTCGGCGCGCGCCTGGCTCTCCGAGCTCGGCTGA
- a CDS encoding polyprenyl synthetase family protein yields the protein MAHGSRLVDLVHERIEGFLAERTSILREISPDLEPLDAFSRRFLSGGKRFRALFCYWGWEAVGARGFDPFAPDGGRDRFPIVSAASALELFHAAALLHDDIIDNSDTRRGAPSAHRLFEQLHTESGWAGDGSEFGRAAAILLGDLLLGWSDELLDEGLAALPDRDAARAARAEFMRMRTEVTAGQYLDILEERAWLSQPESEQRLRAERVIVFKAAKYSVEAPLVIGGAIAGATTAQFDALRAFGLPLGIAYQLRDDLLGVFGDPEVTGKPSGDDLREGKRTMLIAIARERLSPGQRRLLDELLGDPELEPEQVRMLQRTIRECGAVDEVEALIASNVATAMSALDDAPLSRDARAELGSLAKAVTRRTS from the coding sequence GTGGCTCACGGTTCCCGACTGGTCGATTTAGTGCACGAACGCATCGAGGGTTTCCTCGCCGAACGCACCTCCATTCTCCGCGAGATCAGCCCCGACCTCGAACCCCTCGACGCGTTCTCAAGGCGCTTTCTCAGCGGAGGCAAACGGTTCCGGGCGCTGTTCTGCTACTGGGGCTGGGAGGCCGTCGGGGCGCGCGGCTTCGACCCGTTCGCCCCCGACGGCGGGCGCGATCGATTCCCGATCGTCTCCGCGGCATCCGCCCTCGAGCTCTTCCACGCCGCGGCGCTGCTGCACGACGACATCATCGACAACTCCGATACCCGGCGCGGCGCACCGTCGGCGCACCGCCTCTTCGAGCAGCTGCACACCGAATCGGGATGGGCCGGCGACGGCTCCGAGTTCGGCCGGGCCGCGGCGATCCTGCTCGGCGACCTCCTGCTCGGCTGGAGCGACGAACTCCTCGACGAAGGCCTCGCGGCCCTGCCCGACCGCGACGCTGCTCGTGCCGCGCGAGCCGAGTTCATGCGGATGAGAACCGAGGTGACCGCCGGCCAGTACCTCGACATCCTCGAAGAGCGCGCGTGGCTCAGCCAGCCCGAGTCAGAGCAGCGCCTGCGCGCCGAGCGGGTCATCGTCTTCAAGGCGGCCAAGTACAGCGTCGAGGCGCCGCTCGTGATCGGCGGCGCGATCGCCGGGGCGACGACCGCGCAGTTCGATGCCCTCCGCGCCTTCGGGCTGCCGCTCGGCATCGCCTACCAGCTGCGCGACGACCTGCTCGGCGTGTTCGGCGACCCGGAGGTCACCGGCAAACCGAGCGGCGACGACCTGCGCGAGGGCAAGCGGACCATGCTCATCGCGATCGCCCGCGAGAGGCTCTCGCCCGGGCAACGGCGCCTGCTCGACGAGCTCCTGGGCGACCCCGAGCTCGAACCCGAACAGGTGCGGATGCTCCAGCGCACGATTCGCGAATGCGGCGCCGTCGACGAGGTCGAGGCGCTCATCGCCTCGAATGTCGCAACGGCGATGTCCGCGCTCGACGACGCACCGCTCAGCCGCGACGCCCGCGCTGAACTCGGTTCGCTCGCCAAGGCGGTCACCCGCCGCACGAGCTGA
- a CDS encoding peptidoglycan D,D-transpeptidase FtsI family protein gives MNRTSRHPMRRILLSAAVLVALVGVFVVRLVDIQVVRAAELNEQAQEARSEPVTVYGARGDIVDANGKVLADSVMRYDIALSPKQAVKGPVARDEPDPADSEKTKRVDVPLEQVAAELGAVVGLTGDQVQGIISAALAENPDSDFAYVAKLVDTETYEKVKALDIPWVEPYQHPSRRYPNGAVAGNLLGWVGSDGDPLAGVELSEDECLASEDGEASWLHSLQDWVKIPGTEIVHKEAHNGGTLKLTIDTDLQWAVQRIALDRAEETGADWATVTVMEAKTGRLLAVADVPTVDPNDPGATDEDDRGSRSFTAPFEPGSTFKALTAASVLNAGKADPLSQVVAPYRIIFPNGANINDSAGHDPLNLTLTGVLIESSNTGMSLFGERLTDRERYDDMRKFGLGEKTEVGFPAEEPGDLHGDPDVDWDNQTKYATMFGQGLTTTAVQIASAYQTIANAGVRMPVTLVDGCASDDGTATTAPSTGTQVVSPEAAAQTSQMLERVYQDAWLSDQWKIPGYRVAAKTGTAQVPDGEGGYLKGYLVSVSGFAPADDPQFVVSVSIMNPVKMNSSAASAPVFQEVMSQVLKKYRTVPSGAPAPELPATW, from the coding sequence ATGAACCGCACCAGCCGCCACCCGATGCGGCGGATCCTGCTCTCCGCCGCCGTGCTCGTGGCGTTGGTCGGCGTCTTCGTCGTGCGGCTCGTCGACATCCAGGTGGTGCGCGCTGCAGAGCTGAACGAACAGGCGCAAGAGGCGCGTTCCGAGCCGGTCACGGTGTACGGCGCTCGCGGCGACATCGTCGATGCGAACGGCAAGGTGCTTGCCGACAGCGTCATGCGATACGACATCGCCCTCTCGCCCAAGCAGGCGGTGAAGGGCCCGGTCGCGCGGGACGAGCCCGACCCGGCCGACTCCGAGAAGACGAAGCGCGTCGACGTCCCGCTCGAGCAGGTCGCCGCCGAGCTCGGCGCCGTCGTCGGCCTCACCGGCGACCAGGTGCAGGGAATCATCAGCGCCGCCCTCGCCGAGAACCCCGACTCGGATTTCGCCTACGTCGCGAAGCTCGTCGACACCGAGACGTACGAGAAGGTGAAGGCGCTCGACATCCCGTGGGTGGAGCCGTATCAGCACCCGAGTCGGCGCTATCCGAACGGTGCGGTCGCGGGCAACCTCCTCGGCTGGGTCGGCAGTGATGGCGACCCCCTCGCCGGCGTCGAGCTGTCGGAGGACGAGTGCCTCGCGAGTGAGGACGGCGAGGCCAGCTGGCTGCACAGCCTGCAGGACTGGGTGAAGATCCCGGGCACGGAGATCGTGCACAAAGAGGCACACAACGGTGGCACGCTGAAGCTCACGATCGACACCGACCTGCAGTGGGCCGTGCAGCGCATCGCCCTCGACCGGGCCGAGGAGACCGGTGCCGACTGGGCGACCGTGACCGTCATGGAGGCCAAGACCGGGCGGCTCCTCGCGGTGGCCGACGTGCCGACGGTCGACCCGAACGACCCGGGTGCGACCGATGAGGACGACCGCGGATCTCGTTCGTTCACGGCTCCGTTCGAACCGGGATCGACCTTCAAGGCGCTCACCGCGGCATCCGTGCTCAACGCAGGCAAGGCCGATCCGCTCAGCCAGGTCGTCGCGCCGTACCGCATCATCTTCCCCAATGGTGCGAACATCAACGACAGCGCAGGGCACGATCCCTTGAACCTGACCCTCACCGGCGTGCTCATCGAGTCGTCGAACACCGGAATGTCGCTGTTCGGCGAGCGGCTCACCGACCGCGAGCGGTACGACGACATGCGCAAGTTCGGTCTCGGCGAGAAGACCGAGGTCGGGTTCCCCGCCGAGGAGCCGGGCGACCTGCACGGCGACCCCGACGTGGACTGGGACAACCAGACCAAGTACGCCACGATGTTCGGCCAGGGCCTGACCACGACCGCCGTGCAGATCGCGAGCGCGTACCAGACCATCGCGAACGCCGGGGTGCGGATGCCCGTCACCCTCGTCGACGGCTGCGCGAGCGACGACGGCACGGCGACGACGGCCCCCTCGACCGGAACGCAGGTGGTCTCCCCTGAAGCGGCGGCGCAGACCAGCCAGATGCTCGAGCGCGTCTACCAGGACGCCTGGCTCTCCGACCAGTGGAAGATTCCGGGCTACCGCGTCGCCGCGAAGACCGGCACCGCCCAGGTGCCCGACGGTGAAGGCGGCTACCTGAAGGGCTACCTCGTCTCCGTCTCCGGGTTCGCTCCGGCCGACGACCCCCAGTTCGTCGTTTCGGTGAGCATCATGAATCCCGTTAAGATGAATTCGTCCGCCGCATCCGCTCCCGTCTTCCAAGAGGTGATGAGCCAGGTGCTGAAGAAATACCGGACCGTTCCATCCGGCGCCCCGGCGCCCGAGCTGCCAGCTACCTGGTGA
- the mraZ gene encoding division/cell wall cluster transcriptional repressor MraZ, whose amino-acid sequence MFLGSYEPKLDEKGRVILPAKFREELSSGLVLTRGQEHCIYVFSAREFESMSDKIRQAPVTSKQARDYMRVFLSGASAETPDKQHRVTIPATLRAYAGLDRDLTVIGTGSRVEIWDATAWQTYLAEQEAAFADTAEEVIPGLF is encoded by the coding sequence GTGTTCCTCGGTAGCTATGAACCAAAGCTCGATGAGAAAGGCCGCGTCATTCTTCCGGCGAAGTTCCGGGAGGAGCTGTCGAGCGGCCTCGTGCTCACGCGCGGGCAAGAGCACTGCATCTACGTGTTCAGCGCGCGGGAGTTCGAGAGCATGAGCGACAAGATCCGCCAAGCCCCGGTAACGAGCAAGCAGGCGCGCGACTACATGCGCGTCTTCCTCTCGGGGGCTTCCGCGGAGACCCCCGACAAGCAGCATCGCGTCACCATCCCCGCCACGCTTCGCGCGTACGCCGGCCTCGACCGCGACCTCACGGTCATCGGCACGGGCAGCCGGGTGGAGATCTGGGACGCGACGGCGTGGCAGACCTACCTCGCCGAGCAAGAGGCGGCCTTCGCGGATACGGCGGAGGAGGTGATCCCCGGGCTCTTCTGA
- the mraY gene encoding phospho-N-acetylmuramoyl-pentapeptide-transferase, whose protein sequence is MRALLTAGALSLAFTLFLTPLFIRLFTRLGWGQFIRDDGPKSHHVKRGTPTMGGIIFILGTLFGYFVATLLVSDERPTASGLLVLLMMVGLGVVGFVDDFLKTRKKQSLGLGGWAKVAGQVIIAGVFALLAIQFPNDRGVTPADTKISFIRDLPLDFMVFGTVVGVILYVIWICLLAVGSSNGVNVTDGLDGLAGGASILAIGSFVIIGFWQFNQSCASIGLNPDDRYRCYDVRDPLDIAIVATAIVGGLIGFLWWNTNPARIYMGDTGSLALGGALAALAIVSRTELLLILIGGLFVIETGSVIVQRAYFKLTHGKRIFLMSPIHHHFELKGWAEVTIVVRFWIIGGLLVAAGVGAFYFEWLQS, encoded by the coding sequence GTGAGAGCACTGCTGACCGCTGGGGCGTTGTCGCTCGCCTTCACGCTGTTTCTGACCCCCTTGTTCATCCGGCTGTTCACCCGGCTCGGCTGGGGCCAGTTCATCCGCGACGACGGGCCGAAGAGCCACCACGTCAAGCGCGGCACGCCCACCATGGGCGGCATCATCTTCATCCTCGGCACCCTGTTCGGCTACTTCGTGGCGACGCTCCTCGTGAGCGACGAGCGCCCGACGGCCTCGGGGTTGCTCGTGCTGCTCATGATGGTGGGACTCGGCGTGGTGGGCTTCGTCGACGATTTCCTGAAGACCCGCAAGAAGCAGAGCCTCGGGCTCGGCGGCTGGGCGAAGGTGGCCGGACAGGTCATCATCGCGGGCGTCTTCGCCCTGCTCGCGATCCAGTTCCCGAACGATCGCGGCGTCACGCCGGCAGACACGAAGATTTCGTTCATCCGCGACCTACCGCTCGACTTCATGGTGTTCGGCACCGTCGTCGGCGTGATCCTCTACGTCATCTGGATCTGCCTGCTCGCGGTCGGCAGCTCGAACGGCGTCAACGTCACCGACGGCCTCGACGGCCTCGCGGGCGGCGCCTCGATCCTCGCGATCGGCTCGTTCGTCATCATCGGCTTCTGGCAGTTCAACCAGTCGTGCGCCTCGATCGGCTTGAATCCCGACGACCGGTACCGCTGCTACGACGTGCGTGATCCGCTCGACATCGCGATCGTGGCCACGGCGATCGTCGGCGGGCTCATCGGCTTCCTCTGGTGGAACACGAACCCGGCGAGGATCTACATGGGCGACACGGGTTCGCTCGCACTCGGCGGCGCCCTCGCGGCACTCGCGATCGTGAGCCGCACCGAGCTCCTCCTCATCCTCATCGGCGGACTCTTCGTGATCGAGACGGGTTCCGTCATCGTGCAGCGCGCGTACTTCAAGCTCACGCACGGCAAGCGCATCTTCCTGATGAGTCCGATCCACCACCACTTCGAGCTGAAGGGGTGGGCCGAGGTCACGATCGTCGTGCGCTTCTGGATCATCGGCGGACTCCTCGTCGCGGCCGGCGTCGGCGCCTTCTACTTCGAGTGGCTTCAGAGCTGA
- a CDS encoding UDP-N-acetylmuramoyl-tripeptide--D-alanyl-D-alanine ligase has product MIALTLAEITSAVGGGLRLDGTQATPDTIVDGSVTTDSREVGAGGIFVAKRGEFDDGHRFAPAAAAQGAALLIVEHPLDLPVPQIVVADSVDALGAFATEVVRRVRALGRLRIVGVTGSNGKTTTKNLLRTVLERVGPTVAARASFNNEVGAPITMLELTNETEFLVAEMGASGIGEIARLVRMARPDVGIVLKVGLAHAGEFGGIEQTVRAKSEMVTELLETDVAVLNADDPRVVPMAGLTAARVVWFGFGESADVRATDIQAHARGTEFTVAVRGGESAQVRFSVLGEHHVMNALAAIAASLELGVPLPAVVDALEQVTLAERWRMQVMGGRDGVTIINDAYNASPDSMSAALKTLAQVKNPGSRTIAVLGEMSELGEFSGEEHDRIGLLAVRLGISQLVIVGQGARRLHITAINEGSWDGESAFVESSDEAFDLVTSSVRPGDTVLVKSSNSAGLRHLGDRLGEWFS; this is encoded by the coding sequence ATGATCGCGCTGACCCTTGCCGAGATCACCTCGGCCGTCGGCGGCGGGCTCCGGCTCGACGGCACGCAGGCGACCCCCGACACGATCGTCGACGGCTCCGTCACGACCGACTCGCGCGAGGTCGGCGCAGGCGGGATCTTCGTCGCCAAGCGCGGCGAGTTCGACGACGGACACCGCTTCGCACCGGCCGCCGCCGCGCAGGGAGCCGCGCTGCTCATCGTGGAGCACCCGCTCGACCTGCCCGTGCCGCAGATCGTCGTCGCCGACTCGGTCGACGCCCTCGGTGCGTTCGCGACCGAGGTCGTGCGCCGGGTGCGAGCCCTCGGGCGCCTCCGCATCGTCGGCGTCACCGGCTCCAACGGCAAGACCACGACGAAGAACCTGCTGCGCACGGTGCTCGAGCGGGTCGGACCGACCGTCGCCGCGCGCGCCTCGTTCAACAACGAGGTCGGCGCACCGATCACGATGCTCGAGCTCACGAACGAGACCGAGTTCCTCGTCGCCGAGATGGGCGCCTCGGGAATCGGCGAGATCGCCCGCCTCGTGCGCATGGCCCGCCCCGACGTCGGCATCGTGCTGAAGGTCGGCCTCGCCCACGCGGGCGAGTTCGGCGGCATCGAACAGACGGTGCGCGCGAAGTCCGAGATGGTCACCGAGCTGCTCGAGACGGATGTCGCGGTGCTGAACGCCGACGACCCGCGGGTGGTGCCCATGGCGGGCCTCACCGCGGCGCGCGTCGTCTGGTTCGGATTCGGCGAGTCCGCCGACGTGCGAGCCACCGACATCCAGGCCCACGCCCGCGGCACCGAATTCACGGTGGCGGTCCGGGGCGGGGAGTCCGCGCAAGTGCGCTTCTCGGTGCTGGGGGAGCACCACGTCATGAATGCACTCGCGGCGATCGCGGCATCCCTCGAGCTCGGCGTGCCGCTGCCCGCGGTCGTCGACGCACTCGAGCAGGTGACCCTCGCCGAGCGCTGGCGCATGCAGGTCATGGGCGGCCGAGACGGCGTGACGATCATCAACGACGCCTACAACGCGAGCCCCGACTCGATGTCGGCCGCACTGAAGACGCTCGCGCAGGTCAAGAATCCGGGCTCCCGCACGATCGCCGTGCTCGGCGAGATGAGCGAGCTCGGCGAGTTCTCGGGCGAGGAGCACGATCGCATCGGGCTCCTGGCCGTGCGGCTCGGCATCTCGCAACTCGTCATCGTCGGGCAGGGCGCGCGTCGCCTGCACATCACGGCCATCAACGAGGGCTCGTGGGACGGCGAATCCGCCTTCGTCGAGTCCTCCGACGAGGCATTCGACCTCGTCACGTCCTCTGTGCGCCCCGGCGACACGGTACTCGTGAAATCGTCGAACTCGGCGGGTCTCCGCCACCTCGGCGACCGACTGGGAGAATGGTTCTCGTGA
- a CDS encoding Mur ligase family protein, with translation MTGSPLTALRPKHPSPRSLPGLAEAFGFAVLGEIDGIEVTGVGLSSKAVQPGDLYVGVPGRNAHGASFAAAAREAGAVAVLTDADGAELAAEAGLPILVTADVRAALGQVAAWIHRSAENPATLFAVTGTNGKTSVVYLLYGMLRQLGVTAGLTSTAERRIGDEAVTSSLTTPEASELHALLARMREVDVRAVGVEVSAQALSRHRVDGLVFDVVGFTNLTHDHLDDYSSMDEYFEAKRELFQPERSRRGVVTVDSEWGRRLVAESGIPVTTLTTVDDVEADWRVTVLDESADHTSFLLEGPGGRRLETQVPLLGWYMAANAALAIVMLAEAGYDLDLIATTLERDGGVDAYIPGRAERISGDRGPVVYIDYGHSPDAFLQTLGAIRRSTDGRIVMVFGADGDRDTTKRAEMGAIAARGADVVVVTDFHPRFEDPAAIRSALIAGARAAVPDREIHEIADPREAFRAALALAGEGDAILYAGPGHEDYHEVKGVKIPYSARDDAKQALRDAGWLE, from the coding sequence GTGACCGGATCGCCTCTCACGGCTCTCCGGCCGAAGCACCCGAGTCCTCGATCGCTTCCCGGCCTCGCCGAAGCATTCGGGTTCGCCGTGCTCGGCGAGATCGACGGCATCGAGGTGACGGGCGTCGGCCTGTCGTCGAAGGCCGTCCAGCCCGGCGACCTCTACGTCGGCGTGCCCGGGCGCAACGCGCACGGTGCTTCCTTCGCAGCCGCTGCGCGAGAAGCCGGCGCCGTTGCAGTGCTCACCGATGCCGACGGCGCCGAACTGGCCGCCGAGGCCGGTCTGCCGATCCTCGTGACCGCCGACGTGCGCGCCGCCCTCGGCCAGGTCGCCGCCTGGATCCACCGCAGCGCCGAGAACCCCGCCACGCTCTTCGCGGTCACCGGCACCAATGGCAAGACGAGCGTGGTCTACCTGCTCTACGGCATGCTCCGTCAGCTCGGTGTCACGGCCGGACTCACCTCGACGGCGGAGCGACGCATCGGCGACGAGGCGGTCACGAGTTCGCTCACGACGCCCGAGGCGAGCGAACTGCACGCGCTGCTCGCCCGCATGCGCGAGGTCGACGTGCGTGCCGTGGGCGTCGAGGTCTCAGCGCAGGCCCTGTCGCGACACCGCGTCGACGGTCTCGTGTTCGACGTCGTCGGGTTCACGAACCTCACCCACGACCACCTCGACGACTACTCCTCGATGGACGAGTACTTCGAGGCGAAGCGCGAACTCTTCCAGCCCGAACGATCCCGCCGCGGCGTCGTCACGGTCGACTCCGAATGGGGTCGTCGCCTCGTCGCCGAGTCGGGCATCCCCGTGACCACGCTCACGACGGTCGACGACGTCGAGGCCGACTGGCGCGTCACCGTGCTCGACGAGTCCGCCGACCACACCTCGTTCCTGCTCGAGGGCCCCGGCGGTCGACGGCTCGAGACGCAGGTGCCGCTGCTCGGCTGGTACATGGCGGCCAACGCCGCCCTCGCGATCGTCATGCTCGCCGAGGCCGGGTACGACCTCGACCTCATCGCCACGACGCTCGAACGCGATGGCGGCGTCGACGCCTACATTCCCGGTCGTGCCGAGCGCATCTCCGGCGACCGCGGCCCCGTCGTCTACATCGACTACGGCCACAGCCCCGATGCGTTCCTGCAGACGCTCGGCGCGATCCGGCGCAGCACCGACGGTCGCATCGTGATGGTCTTCGGCGCCGACGGCGACCGCGACACCACGAAGCGCGCCGAGATGGGGGCGATCGCCGCCCGCGGCGCAGACGTCGTCGTCGTGACCGACTTCCACCCGCGGTTCGAAGACCCTGCGGCGATTCGCAGCGCACTCATCGCGGGTGCCAGGGCGGCAGTGCCCGATCGCGAGATCCACGAGATCGCCGACCCGCGCGAGGCATTCCGCGCCGCGCTCGCCCTGGCCGGCGAAGGCGATGCGATCCTCTATGCCGGGCCCGGACACGAGGACTACCACGAGGTGAAGGGTGTGAAGATCCCGTATTCGGCGCGAGACGACGCCAAGCAGGCCCTGCGAGATGCGGGGTGGCTCGAATGA
- the rsmH gene encoding 16S rRNA (cytosine(1402)-N(4))-methyltransferase RsmH has protein sequence MDIERIHTPVMLERTLELLSPAIAGDGAVLVDATLGMGGHTAAFLERFQNLTVIGLDRDTDALGIARERLAKFGDRARFVHTVYDGIERAVRSEGFREVQGVLFDLGVSSLQLDRAERGFAYSKDAPLDMRMDFTSGRTAAEVIAEESEEELRRIFLDYGEEKLAARYARAIVRARADAPITRSAELVAVIQAATPVAVQRQGHPAKRVFQALRIEVNEELSVLERAMPAALETIAVGGRIVVLAYQSLEDRIVKRALSAASSSTAPAGLPMELPEHRPQFKLLVRGAELASEAEQAENPRAKPVRLRAAERVRKPS, from the coding sequence ATGGACATCGAACGCATTCACACCCCGGTCATGCTCGAGCGCACGCTCGAACTCCTGTCGCCGGCCATCGCAGGCGACGGCGCCGTGCTCGTCGATGCCACGCTCGGCATGGGCGGCCACACCGCGGCCTTCCTCGAGCGGTTCCAGAACCTCACGGTGATCGGGCTCGATCGCGACACCGACGCACTCGGCATCGCACGCGAACGACTCGCGAAGTTCGGCGACCGCGCGCGATTCGTGCACACGGTCTACGACGGCATCGAGCGCGCCGTGCGTTCCGAGGGGTTCCGAGAGGTGCAGGGCGTGCTCTTCGACCTCGGCGTCTCCTCCCTCCAGCTCGACCGAGCCGAGCGCGGCTTCGCCTACTCCAAAGACGCTCCGCTCGACATGCGCATGGACTTCACGAGTGGACGCACCGCGGCGGAGGTCATCGCCGAGGAGAGCGAGGAGGAGCTGCGCCGGATCTTCCTCGACTACGGCGAGGAGAAGCTCGCGGCGCGCTATGCGCGGGCGATCGTGCGGGCGAGAGCGGATGCCCCGATCACACGTTCGGCCGAGCTCGTCGCCGTCATCCAGGCCGCGACTCCGGTCGCGGTGCAGCGTCAGGGACATCCGGCCAAGCGCGTGTTCCAAGCGCTTCGCATCGAGGTCAACGAAGAGCTCTCGGTGCTCGAGCGAGCGATGCCGGCCGCGCTCGAAACGATCGCCGTCGGAGGCCGCATCGTGGTGCTGGCCTACCAGTCGCTCGAGGACCGCATCGTCAAGCGCGCGCTCAGCGCGGCATCGAGCTCCACTGCCCCCGCCGGGCTGCCGATGGAGCTGCCCGAACACCGCCCGCAGTTCAAGCTCCTCGTTCGAGGCGCAGAGCTCGCGAGCGAAGCCGAGCAAGCGGAGAACCCGCGTGCGAAACCGGTGCGACTGCGCGCCGCCGAACGAGTGAGGAAGCCGTCATGA